The Ascidiaceihabitans donghaensis genome includes the window GCCGCCTTGACGCTGTTGTGTACCGCGCGAAATTCGTAGCGACAGTATTTGCCGCACGCCAATTCGTGAACCACGGCCACGTTAAAGTGAACGGCAAGAAGGTTAACATCCCGTCTTACCGCGTCAAAGAAGGCGACGTGATCGAAGTGCGTGACCGTTCCAAGCAATTGGCGGTTCTGCTGGAAGCGACACAATTGGCCGAGCGCGACGTTCCGGATTACATGGAAGTCGACCACTCCAAAATGACAGCGACATTCGTGCGCACACCTGCGTTGGGCGATGTGCCTTACCCAGTTATGATGGAACCCAACCTTGTTGTTGAATTCTACGCGAAAAACTAAGGTCTAAGGCCCGCGTTTTTCAGTACCCAGGAATTTGGAAAAGCCGTTCTGAAAAGGGCGGCTTTTTCGTTTTCGGCATGCTGTGTAGGTGAAAAAATCTTGATAAATGAATTCTTTGCTGAGACTCTGGTAAGCCTTTCGCGTTAAGACCCTTCTACAAATCAATTGGAGATTGAGTAAGAATGAAGAAGATGAGTTTTGCGGCCGTTGCAATGGCCATGGTACTGTCAGCCTGCGTATCGCCAGAAGTTGTACAGACGACTTCTGTGAATGACGAAAGCCTGACCTGTGAACAGATCAAGGTCCAATTGACACAACTTGAAGAAATCCGCACGGAAGCCGCCAAAGGCAAAACGGCGTCAGGCAAAAACGTCGCGGCTGCTATTCTGTTTTGGCCTGCGGTTATCGGCAACTATTCCAACGCACAGCAAGCGCTGGAAGCGGCCAACAAACGCAACGAAGTCTTGGTTGCTCTGGCCAACAAAAAACGCTGCAAGTTCTAAGCGATTTAAG containing:
- the rpsD gene encoding 30S ribosomal protein S4, whose product is MTKRTSAKHKIDRRMGENIWGRPKSPVNRREYGPGQHGQRRKGKLSDFGIQLRAKQKLKGYYGDLTEKQFRRIYAEAERVGGDTGENLVGLLERRLDAVVYRAKFVATVFAARQFVNHGHVKVNGKKVNIPSYRVKEGDVIEVRDRSKQLAVLLEATQLAERDVPDYMEVDHSKMTATFVRTPALGDVPYPVMMEPNLVVEFYAKN